The genomic region TCGGCATCTATCATCAGACCTAAATATCCGCTTCTGGTGAAATTAGTGCCTATTTCGTCCGAATAGGTTAATGTGTATGGCACTTTGTATACCTTTGATTCTGCGTCCGAGTCAACAAACAGTTTAAAATCGACTTCTTCGGATTTTCTGGAGTCTATTTTACTGATTGTTTTTTCATTTCCGCTTCCAATGGGGGTAAATGGCAATTCGGTCGTAGTTGTCCCGACTGTGGTAAATAATTCCAGCTTTAGTTTTATGTCTTTCAAAACGCTTGTCGCCATATTTTCCAGATTAAAGCTTACTTCTGCCTCTTTTCCAGGCAGCATCTTTTCGGGATTGCTGCTTATCTCATTTATCGCTAAAACTGCATCCTTTTCTCTGACTTCTATCATAAAATCTTCTGCTTTAACCCATGCACCACCATTTACCCTGTACCAGAATTCGATCTCATTATTGCCTTCTGCAGCATTCTTATCCACTAAAAGCCTGTATTTAACCCTTACCCCTATATCTCCGTCTTGGCCAGCAGCTAAAGTTCCGATATTCTTTATTTTACCTTCAGACCAATATAAAGAAAAGGGATATTTGGTTTCTAACTTAACCTCTACATTTTTTTGAGGCTCTGTTCTTTTGTTCTCTATCCTGAAACGGACATTTACGGTGTTTCCCGGCGCAACAGGATCGGGCTCTTGATTTATCATGGTAACAAGAAATTTTTCAGTATCGTTCTCTACTTCTAAAACTGAAGCATAACTGACAACAATTAGAAGCAAGAAAATTATCCAAAAACCTATTTTTTCCATACTATCAACCTCCTTGAAAATGTTTTTTTGATTCAACATTTTTTCCATCCCGCAAATATTCCATTCTTTGAGCATGTTCAGCAACATCCTCATCATGCGTAACCATGACAATAGTCTTCTTTTCCTTTTTATTCAAATCCTGCAAAAAATCAACTACTTTATGCCCTGTTGTGGAGTCGAGATTACCGGTAGGCTCATCAGCCAGTATGACTTCGGGATCATTGCACAGGCTTCTTGCAATTGCTACTCTTTGCTGCTGCCCCCCAGACATCTCAGCTGGCTTATGATTAATTCTTTCTCCAAGCTCAACCCTTTCCAGAAGATTTGTTGCTCTCTCAATTCTCTCAGTTCTGCTCATATTCTGGAATATCATCGGCAATGCAACATTCTCCAATGCGCTCAAAGTAGAGATAAGATTAAACTGCTGGAATATAAACCCTATCTTTTTTCCGCGCAACTGCGCAAGATCAGATTCCGACAATGTGGAAATGTCTTTTTTATCTAGGAATATACTTCCCTTTGTGGGTACATCTAAAGCTCCTATCATGTTCATCGCAGTACTTTTTCCAGAGCCAGAAGGCCCCATTATTGACAAAAACTCGCCTTTTTTTACCTGCAAGTTTAGCCCTCTCAGTGCGGGCACCTCTACCTCGCCCATCCTGTATATCTTCCAAACATCTTTCAGCTCGATTACAATTTCTTTTTTCATTTAATCTTATCCAGCTCTCTTATAATGTTCCTTAGAGCAGCTTCGAACTTCAACACCTGCCTGTAATAGTTTTCAATGACAGCATATTTTTTCTTATCTTTCCTGGTTTTAACCTTATCCTTATATTCATGGAGGATAGCGGGCATTTTTTCCTTGACCTTCTTGACAACAAATTCCTCTTTCCTTATTAAGGCATCTTTCCATATTTTTAAGATATCCTTTTCCATGTACAGGTAGATTTTCTTAGAGCCGGGCTTTTTAATTTTCTTGACACCCATTATAGGGATGAGATTATTGACTTTCATGCTTACGGATGCTAAGCTGTATCCTGTCTGTTTTGCCAACTCTTCCATCGCGACAGGCTCTGGCTCCATGTAAAGCTTTGCGAATATTGCCAACAAGAGGCTGTCTTTTAATCCCTGGCCACGGCCCATTTCCTGAAACAAATCTATAATGCTTTTTTCGAGCTCTTTCATTCAAATCCACTTTTAGTATTTTTATTATTTATTAAAAATATTAAATAATGGAAATATATAAAGCTTTTGCTTTTGAATTATAAGGCCTTAGAAAAACTTAAATATAGCACTATTCCACTTAAAGAAGATGAGAAGGAAGAAAAAGAATTACGGCGCAATAATTGTATCCTTATTTATCGCTTTTATCATGGTAACCAGCATCTTGGGATATATATTCGGACAGGACAGTGGGAATGATACTGTAATGTATGACGGCATTAAATTTGTTCTTACGCCTGAAGGATGGAAAACGAATTATAATGGCAATACGTATATTTTTTCCTACACG from Candidatus Woesearchaeota archaeon harbors:
- a CDS encoding ATP-binding cassette domain-containing protein; protein product: MKKEIVIELKDVWKIYRMGEVEVPALRGLNLQVKKGEFLSIMGPSGSGKSTAMNMIGALDVPTKGSIFLDKKDISTLSESDLAQLRGKKIGFIFQQFNLISTLSALENVALPMIFQNMSRTERIERATNLLERVELGERINHKPAEMSGGQQQRVAIARSLCNDPEVILADEPTGNLDSTTGHKVVDFLQDLNKKEKKTIVMVTHDEDVAEHAQRMEYLRDGKNVESKKHFQGG